The Molothrus ater isolate BHLD 08-10-18 breed brown headed cowbird chromosome 1, BPBGC_Mater_1.1, whole genome shotgun sequence genome includes a window with the following:
- the LOC118699945 gene encoding LOW QUALITY PROTEIN: cytochrome P450 7B1 (The sequence of the model RefSeq protein was modified relative to this genomic sequence to represent the inferred CDS: deleted 2 bases in 1 codon), whose protein sequence is MGPDTLPLGTYGGAAAAAALVLWAVCVLCRRRRKTGEPPLINGWIPYLGKALIFRKDAYKFLLDQQKKFGDIFTVHIAGRYITFIMDPFQYVYVIRNSKQLEFHEFANKMASKTFDYPALSKENSLNSENLHRIYQYLQGKPLDIISDHMMKNLQDIFEWKCSQATDWETEKMYKFCCSVMFEASFVTLYGRVPAADGHKVISEIRDKFIKFDASFPYLAANIPIELLGATKKVRKELIHHFLLQNMTKWLGGSKVVQARQDIFEKYELLGDYDKAAHHFAFLWASVGNTIPATFWAMYYLLRHPEALAAVRDEIDHLLQSTGQKRGPTYNIHLTREQLDNLVYLESALNESLRMCSSSMNIRISQEDFVLKLEGNQEVVLRKGDWIALYPQILHMDPEVYEDPKEYKFDRYIENGKKKTTFYKAGRKLKYFLMPFGSGISMCPGRFLAMNEMKMFLFILLSHFDVELAENKAVRLDNSRMGLGILLPDVDIAFRYKLRSLRN, encoded by the exons AAAGACTGGAGAGCCCCCACTAATAAATGGCTGGATTCCTTACCTTGGGAAAGCTCTGATTTTTAGAAAAGATGCTTACAAATTCTTACTGGATCAGCAAAAGAAATTTGGAGATATTTTCACTGTACATATTGCTG GTAGATATATTACCTTTATCATGGACCCATTTCAATACGTCTATGTCATCCGAAATAGCAAGCAACTTGAATTTCATGAATTCGCGAATAAAATGGCATCCAAAACTTTTGACTACCCAGCCTTGTCAAAAGAAAATTCCCTGAACTCA GAAAACCTGCACAGAATCTACCAGTATCTACAAGGCAAGCCTTTGGATATCATTTCTGACCACATGATGAAAAATCTCCAGGATATATTTGAATGGAAATGCTCACAAGCAACAGAttgggaaacagaaaaaatgtacAAATTCTGCTGCTCTGTAATGTTTGAAGCCAGTTTTGTAACACTATATGGAAGAGTTCCTGCTGCAGATGGCCACAAAGTTATTAGTGAAATCAGAGACAAATTTATCAAGTTTGATGCCAGCTTTCCCTATTTAGCTGCAAACATACCAATTGAGTTGCTAGGAGCTACCAAGAAGGTTCGGAAGGAGCTTATACATCATTTTTTACTTCAGAACATGACAAAATGGCTGGGAGGGTCAAAAGTGGTCCAAGCCAGACAAGATATATTTGAGAAATATGAGCTGCTTGGAGATTATGACAAAGCAG CACATCATTTTGCCTTCCTGTGGGCCTCTGTGGGAAACACGATTCCAGCTACATTCTGGGCCATGTATTATCTTCTGCGGCACCCAGAAGCTCTTGCAGCGGTGCGTGACGAGATTGACCATTTGCTGCAGTCAACAGGTCAAAAGAGAGGGCCCACATATAACATCCACCTCACCAGAGAACAATTGGACAACCTGGTCTACCtag AGAGTGCCTTAAACGAGAGTTTAAGAATGTGCTCGTCCTCTATGAACATCCGCATCAGCCAAGAGGACTTTGTTCTCAAGCTTGAAGGGAATCAAGAAGTCGTTTTGAGGAAAGGAGACTGGATAGCCCTTTACCCGCAGATTTTGCACATGGACCCTGAGGTCTATGAAGATCCTAAG gaGTATAAGTTCGATCGATACATAGAGAATGGCAAGAAGAAAACCACATTCtacaaggcaggaagaaaactGAAGTATTTCCTAATGCCCTTTGGCTCTGGGATCAGCATGTGTCCAGGGAGGTTCCTCGCAATGAATGAGATGAAGATGTTTCTTTTCATACTATTGTCTCATTTTGATGTAGAACTAGCAGAAAACAAAGCTGTCAGACTTGATAACAGTCGCATGGGCCTTGGTATCCTCCTGCCAGACGTTGATATTGCCTTTCGTTACAAGCTAAGGTCCTTAAGAAATTGA